In Silene latifolia isolate original U9 population chromosome X, ASM4854445v1, whole genome shotgun sequence, the following proteins share a genomic window:
- the LOC141617680 gene encoding uncharacterized protein LOC141617680 codes for MESDLGKLFIGGISWDTDEDRLKEYFGQYGEIVEAVIMRDRITGRARGFGFIVFADPVVAERVVMEKHMIDGRSVEAKKAVPRDDQQILSRNSNSVQGSPGLGRTKKIFVGGLASTVTENDFKNYFDNFGNITDVVVMYDHNTQRPRGFGFITYDSEDAVDRVLHKTFHELNGKMVEVKRAVPKELSPGPSRSPLLGYNYGMSRASNFINSYAQGYNLSTIGGYGRLNPLVTGRSGPPPFGNPGFGMGMGMGMEPMINAGYSANSNLSNSQNYARVLGPYYDGNSNRYISPIGYNGGSGRGDSLGSSTTRNLWGNGSFSNSTNPTSPSGLFGSSAGNIGVPFGNSESNWASTPIPQQTGSRGSGFNSRNLGHGFGDVTYGLRSGNYGRSHVTEPTLPPSFSISTGGFDTSYADLYHSGPSYEDSTWRSGSPELDVSASFGFGMGNTTANVASNSTEGFIGSYNVRNTQSNRGIAA; via the exons atggaatcaGATCTTGGTAAGCTTTTTATTGGTGGGATCTCATGGGACACGGATGAAGATAGGCTCAAGGAGTATTTTGGTCAGTATGGTGAAATTGTGGAGGCTGTGATCATGAGGGATCGTATCACGGGTCGTGCTCGTGGCTTTGGTTTCATTGTGTTTGCTGATCCTGTTGTTGCTGAGCGAGTTGTTATGGAGAAGCATATGATCGATGGCCGAAGT GTTGAAGCAAAGAAAGCTGTCCCAAGGGATGATCAGCAAATATTAAGTCGCAACAGCAATAGCGTCCAAGGATCTCCTGGGCTTGGACGAACCAAAAAAATATTTGTGGGAGGATTGGCGTCAACAGTCACAGAGAATGACTTCAAAAACTACTTTGATAACTTTGGCAACATTACCGATGTTGTGGTGATGTATGATCACAACACCCAAAGGCCCAGAGGATTTGGCTTTATTACTTATGATTCGGAGGATGCTGTCGATAGGGTATTGCACAAAACTTTCCATGAACTCAATGGAAAAATGGTTGAAGTCAAGAGGGCTGTCCCAAAAGAGTTATCACCAGGTCCTAGTCGCAGCCCCCTCCTAGGATATAATTATGGCATGAGTAGGGCTAGTAACTTTATCAACAGTTATGCTCAAGGCTACAATCTTAGCACTATAGGAGGATATGGTAGACTGAATCCTCTTGTTACCGGTCGAAGTGGGCCTCCCCCATTTGGAAATCCTGGGTTTGGAATGGGTATGGGCATGGGTATGGAGCCAATGATTAATGCTGGTTATAGCGCAAATTCAAATCTTAGTAACAGTCAGAACTATGCCCGGGTTTTGGGACCTTATTATGACGGCAACTCGAACAGGTATATCAGCCCGATTGGTTATAATGGGGGTAGTGGAAGAGGCGATTCTTTGGGAAGCTCGACAACCCGTAATCTTTGGGGAAATGGGTCATTTAGTAATTCCACAAACCCCACCAGCCCTTCTGGTTTGTTTGGTTCTAGTGCTGGAAACATTGGAGTTCCATTTGGAAATAGTGAATCAAACTGGGCTTCAACACCTATTCCTCAACAAACTGGAAGTAGAGGGTCTGGGTTTAATAGTAGGAATCTTGGGCACGGCTTTGGCGATGTCACTTATGGCTTGAGAAGTGGGAATTATGGAAGATCTCATGTGACAGAGCCAACTCTACCACCTTCTTTTTCTATATCAACAGGTGGTTTTGATACGTCTTATGCAGACCTGTATCATAGTGGGCCATCATATGAAGACAGTACGTGGCGTTCTGGTTCTCCTGAATTAGATGTCTCTGCATCATTTGGTTTTGGTATGGGTAATACTACTGCAAATGTTGCATCTAATTCCACTGAAGGTTTTATTGGAAGCTATAATGTGAGGAATACACAATCTAATAGAG GAATTGCCGCATAG